A section of the Persephonella sp. genome encodes:
- the secD gene encoding protein translocase subunit SecD translates to MKADLKWKLLLTFGVLVVSIYFIFSKPVKLGLDLQGGMSIVLEVDVDHVIQTQYKQLAADIKKKLKEANIDVLNIKVSKDKIIISLLDPTQIDKAYKIISDNFPQIKAETSDGTITVAFAPWELKRIKKLTIQQAVETIRNRIDEFGTLNANVSKLGEKRILVEIPGVVDPERAKAIIGKTAQLELLEVVDSAFSKEELLKRYPKLPPGTKILEGVPEKINGKEVKEWFLVKDTPIVTGSQLKDARAGVDSRGKPAVNFELTDEGAAIFGEATAKMIGKRLAIVLDNKVVSAPVVRSRISKSGQITGNFTPEEAADLAVVLRAGALPAPVKILEERVIGPTLGKDSIQKTLRAGIVALILVGLFMIWRYAISGFISVMALLFNGILLWAAMVFLDVTLTLPGIAGIILNIGMAVDGNVIIFERIKEELKRGRTLRVAIEEGFKRAWDAILDAQITTLIAAFVLFQFGTGPLKGFAATLSIGTITSIFTAVFVTKLFLDIVLGGKKSLKYAF, encoded by the coding sequence TTGAAAGCAGATTTAAAGTGGAAATTGTTACTCACATTCGGAGTTTTGGTAGTTTCAATCTATTTTATTTTTTCAAAACCTGTAAAGCTGGGACTTGACCTTCAAGGTGGCATGAGTATTGTTCTTGAGGTTGATGTAGACCATGTAATACAAACCCAGTATAAACAACTGGCCGCAGACATAAAGAAAAAACTGAAAGAAGCAAATATAGATGTTCTTAATATAAAAGTCTCCAAAGACAAAATAATTATTTCCCTTCTTGACCCTACCCAGATAGATAAGGCATACAAAATAATTTCTGATAATTTTCCGCAGATAAAAGCAGAAACTTCCGATGGAACAATTACAGTTGCATTTGCTCCATGGGAATTAAAAAGAATTAAGAAACTTACTATTCAACAGGCTGTTGAAACAATCAGAAACAGGATAGATGAATTTGGAACTTTAAATGCAAATGTTTCTAAACTTGGGGAAAAAAGAATTCTTGTTGAAATTCCCGGGGTTGTTGACCCTGAAAGAGCTAAAGCTATTATCGGTAAAACAGCCCAGCTTGAACTTCTTGAAGTTGTTGATAGTGCATTTAGCAAAGAAGAATTATTGAAACGTTATCCAAAATTACCTCCAGGAACAAAAATATTAGAAGGGGTTCCAGAAAAAATAAACGGTAAAGAAGTCAAAGAATGGTTCCTTGTAAAAGACACTCCTATTGTTACAGGTTCACAGTTAAAAGATGCAAGGGCTGGAGTTGATAGTAGAGGAAAACCTGCTGTTAATTTTGAGCTTACAGATGAAGGGGCTGCAATTTTCGGTGAAGCTACTGCTAAAATGATAGGTAAAAGACTAGCAATAGTATTAGATAACAAGGTTGTTTCTGCACCAGTTGTCCGTTCCCGTATATCAAAATCCGGACAGATCACCGGAAACTTTACCCCTGAAGAAGCTGCAGACCTTGCTGTAGTTCTTAGAGCCGGTGCATTACCTGCTCCTGTTAAAATTCTTGAAGAAAGGGTGATAGGACCAACCCTTGGTAAAGATTCTATACAAAAAACATTAAGAGCAGGTATAGTTGCCTTAATTCTAGTTGGATTATTTATGATATGGAGATATGCAATTTCCGGATTTATCTCTGTAATGGCATTACTGTTTAACGGAATTCTTCTGTGGGCAGCAATGGTTTTCTTAGATGTTACACTTACCCTCCCTGGTATAGCAGGTATTATTCTAAATATTGGTATGGCTGTTGATGGTAATGTAATTATATTTGAAAGAATTAAAGAAGAACTTAAACGGGGTAGAACCCTCCGTGTTGCCATAGAAGAAGGTTTCAAAAGGGCATGGGATGCTATTCTTGACGCCCAGATTACTACGTTAATTGCAGCATTTGTTTTATTCCAGTTTGGAACAGGGCCACTTAAAGGATTTGCAGCTACATTATCTATAGGGACAATTACTTCCATCTTTACAGCTGTATTTGTTACTAAATTGTTCCTTGATATAGTTCTTGGCGGTAAAAAATCCCTTAAATATGCATTTTAG
- a CDS encoding c-type cytochrome, translating into MKDLKILIIVAIIVGITYWGIEPLAHSIMHKHIEEAIEKNHLPDYKFSDLGPAPSLNGNAQQGKQNFQMFCASCHGLKADGIKAPMDPKTAAASFGVVPPDLSNIASFVDEKFLYHFIKNPAKATEFKKIAMPAMGLNDQQIADIIAYLKSTAKKVEGKELVKQACGRCHSVKYQKIYAETPTQNLKKYLGKVPPDLSVIMRAKGKEYLEAFINRPQVIIPGTSMPRVGLKEEAEENLLAYLDKISDPHREQRKKVGIIVLAYMLVMIGLTYAWKRKIWKNLH; encoded by the coding sequence ATGAAGGACTTAAAAATACTTATAATAGTAGCTATTATAGTAGGTATTACTTACTGGGGAATTGAGCCTCTTGCACACAGTATTATGCACAAACATATCGAAGAAGCTATTGAAAAAAATCACTTACCTGACTATAAATTTTCTGACCTCGGTCCTGCACCTTCTTTAAATGGAAATGCACAACAAGGAAAGCAAAACTTCCAAATGTTCTGTGCTTCTTGTCACGGACTTAAAGCTGATGGAATAAAAGCACCTATGGACCCAAAAACTGCAGCTGCTTCATTTGGCGTGGTGCCTCCTGATCTTTCAAACATTGCATCTTTTGTAGATGAAAAATTCCTGTATCACTTTATTAAAAATCCTGCAAAAGCAACAGAATTCAAAAAAATAGCAATGCCCGCAATGGGTCTTAATGACCAACAAATAGCTGATATTATTGCTTATCTCAAATCAACGGCTAAAAAAGTAGAAGGAAAAGAGCTTGTTAAACAGGCATGTGGAAGATGTCACAGCGTAAAGTATCAAAAAATTTATGCTGAAACTCCAACACAAAATCTGAAAAAATACCTCGGTAAAGTTCCTCCTGACCTTTCTGTCATAATGAGAGCTAAAGGAAAAGAATATCTTGAAGCGTTTATAAACAGACCTCAGGTTATAATTCCGGGAACTTCTATGCCAAGGGTTGGATTAAAAGAAGAAGCTGAAGAAAATTTACTTGCTTATCTTGATAAGATATCTGACCCTCACAGAGAGCAAAGAAAGAAAGTTGGTATCATTGTTCTGGCTTATATGCTCGTTATGATTGGTCTTACTTATGCTTGGAAAAGAAAAATCTGGAAAAACCTTCACTAA
- the fmt gene encoding methionyl-tRNA formyltransferase, producing MRIVFWGTPDFAAESLKALLSSKHKVVGVVTQPDKPKGRGKKLTPPPVKVIAQEAGIPVFQPEKVKNNEELYKQLKELNPDIFVVVAYGKILPKEIIELPKYKTINVHASLLPEYRGAAPIHRAIMEGKERTGVCIMEITEELDAGDIYECVEVPITPEDDIVSLHDKLALKGAKLLVKVLDKIEKGEITKTPQEHSKATYAKPIKKEEGKIDWNRPAKEIFNQIRALKVWPKAFTKFRDKEIKILDAQIIDENSTGKAGEIVKIIKGKGFIVQTGKGQLLITKVQFPNSKAITADEAVRGYHIKEGEILG from the coding sequence TTGAGAATAGTTTTCTGGGGAACACCGGATTTTGCAGCCGAAAGTCTGAAAGCCCTTTTAAGTTCAAAGCACAAAGTTGTAGGTGTTGTTACACAACCGGATAAACCAAAAGGAAGAGGTAAAAAACTTACTCCACCACCTGTAAAAGTTATTGCACAGGAAGCAGGTATTCCTGTTTTTCAACCTGAAAAAGTTAAAAACAATGAAGAGCTATACAAACAGCTTAAGGAATTAAATCCTGATATATTCGTAGTTGTTGCTTATGGAAAAATATTACCTAAAGAAATTATAGAACTTCCAAAATACAAAACAATTAATGTTCATGCCTCTTTACTACCAGAATACAGGGGGGCAGCACCTATACACAGGGCAATAATGGAAGGAAAAGAAAGAACAGGTGTTTGTATAATGGAAATAACAGAAGAATTGGATGCTGGTGATATATATGAATGTGTTGAAGTTCCAATAACTCCTGAAGATGATATTGTTTCCCTGCACGACAAACTGGCATTGAAAGGAGCAAAACTGCTTGTTAAAGTTCTGGATAAAATAGAAAAAGGGGAGATAACAAAAACTCCTCAAGAACATAGCAAGGCTACATATGCAAAACCCATAAAAAAAGAAGAAGGAAAAATAGACTGGAACAGACCTGCAAAAGAAATATTTAATCAAATTAGAGCACTGAAGGTCTGGCCTAAAGCATTTACAAAATTTAGAGATAAAGAAATCAAAATCCTTGATGCCCAAATAATAGATGAAAATTCCACAGGAAAAGCCGGTGAAATAGTCAAAATAATCAAAGGCAAAGGGTTCATCGTCCAGACAGGAAAAGGTCAATTACTTATTACTAAAGTCCAATTTCCAAACAGCAAAGCAATAACAGCCGATGAAGCAGTTAGAGGATATCACATAAAAGAGGGAGAAATTCTTGGCTAA
- a CDS encoding Rieske 2Fe-2S domain-containing protein — MAEEKVSRRDFLLYAMGGWAAVGLGGVLYAMYKTWEPLPEVKAAGTVKFDLSKVKPGQLKVVQWRGKPVFVLRLTPEMKKCNNRAIKGEYVVVLGICTHLGCIPNWEADKQIFKCPCHGGEYDACGVNTFGPPPRPLDIPPFKLEGNIIVLGETGPEYEKMMKG, encoded by the coding sequence ATGGCTGAAGAAAAAGTTAGCAGACGGGATTTCCTCCTGTATGCAATGGGAGGATGGGCTGCTGTAGGGCTTGGTGGCGTTTTATATGCCATGTATAAGACCTGGGAGCCTTTACCAGAAGTAAAAGCTGCTGGAACGGTAAAATTTGACCTTTCAAAGGTCAAACCGGGTCAGCTTAAGGTTGTTCAGTGGAGAGGTAAACCTGTATTTGTTCTCAGACTTACACCTGAGATGAAAAAATGCAACAATAGAGCCATCAAAGGGGAATATGTGGTTGTTCTTGGTATTTGCACACACCTTGGTTGTATTCCAAACTGGGAGGCAGATAAACAAATATTTAAATGTCCTTGTCACGGTGGTGAATATGATGCATGTGGTGTAAATACTTTTGGTCCTCCTCCAAGACCTCTTGATATTCCTCCATTTAAATTAGAAGGAAACATTATTGTTTTAGGGGAAACTGGTCCCGAATATGAAAAAATGATGAAAGGTTAG
- a CDS encoding MBL fold metallo-hydrolase: MIDKVVVRSFGAAETVTGSCHLLEIGKLKILVDCGMFQGRDEKHNYEDFGFNPRDVDYLIVTHAHIDHIGRIPLLVRRGFRGKIVSTAPTRNITRIMLLDAAKVMEEEYRTRYKKALRRGHPEDVPPPLYDEDDVYDAMEHFKITLDYHQPLELTDYLKITFKNAGHILGSAYVQIDVKINNKWKSLIFSGDLGMKERLIIKPLEFSKDGQVIFTESTYGNRLHKNLKETLKEFKQAVIDSFNRGGNIIIPTFALERSQEILYVLRHMYDRGELPKCKVFLDSPLAISATKIFLQFPEYFNEATRKMVERGKNPFIFPYVHFTTTVEESKAINAIDSGAIILAGSGMCTGGRIKHHLKHNLWRPECSVIFVGYQAKGTLGRQIVDGAKMVKIYGEEIAVKAKIYTINGFSSHADQSVLLEWLSNFENTELINIIHGEPEIMQVFKDKIDQTLKVKTHIMKKGEPLYIT, translated from the coding sequence ATGATTGACAAAGTGGTTGTTCGCTCTTTTGGTGCAGCTGAAACTGTAACAGGCTCATGTCATCTTCTTGAGATAGGAAAGCTTAAAATACTTGTTGACTGTGGTATGTTTCAAGGTCGTGATGAAAAACATAACTATGAAGATTTCGGTTTTAATCCGAGAGATGTAGACTATCTTATAGTAACCCATGCCCATATTGACCATATAGGTAGAATTCCTCTTCTGGTGAGAAGAGGCTTTAGAGGAAAAATTGTTTCTACTGCTCCTACGCGGAATATAACCCGTATAATGCTTCTTGATGCTGCCAAAGTAATGGAAGAAGAATATAGAACCAGATATAAAAAAGCTTTGAGACGAGGCCATCCTGAAGATGTCCCTCCACCTTTGTATGATGAAGATGATGTTTATGATGCCATGGAACATTTCAAAATAACTCTGGATTATCATCAACCTTTGGAACTTACAGATTACCTGAAAATAACCTTTAAAAATGCTGGGCATATCCTAGGGTCTGCATATGTCCAGATAGATGTAAAAATCAATAATAAATGGAAAAGTTTAATCTTTTCCGGTGATCTTGGTATGAAAGAAAGGCTTATTATTAAGCCCCTTGAATTTTCTAAAGATGGTCAGGTTATTTTTACAGAATCCACTTATGGAAATAGATTACATAAAAACCTAAAAGAAACCCTGAAAGAATTTAAACAAGCTGTTATAGATAGTTTTAATCGGGGTGGAAATATAATAATTCCGACGTTTGCTTTAGAAAGGTCACAAGAAATACTTTATGTTTTAAGACATATGTATGATAGAGGAGAACTTCCAAAATGCAAGGTATTTTTAGACAGTCCCCTTGCAATATCGGCAACAAAAATATTTTTACAATTCCCTGAATATTTCAATGAAGCTACACGTAAAATGGTAGAAAGAGGAAAAAATCCATTTATATTTCCTTACGTTCATTTTACAACTACCGTTGAGGAGTCAAAAGCAATAAATGCAATAGACAGTGGTGCAATTATCCTTGCAGGAAGTGGTATGTGCACAGGGGGAAGGATAAAACATCATCTTAAACATAATTTATGGCGTCCTGAATGTTCAGTTATATTTGTTGGTTACCAGGCAAAGGGAACCCTTGGAAGACAGATCGTAGATGGTGCAAAAATGGTAAAAATCTATGGGGAAGAAATAGCAGTAAAAGCTAAAATTTATACGATTAACGGTTTTTCTTCTCATGCAGACCAATCTGTTTTGCTTGAATGGCTTTCTAACTTTGAGAATACAGAACTAATAAATATTATTCATGGAGAACCTGAAATAATGCAGGTATTTAAAGATAAAATAGACCAGACATTAAAAGTAAAAACACATATTATGAAAAAAGGCGAACCCCTTTACATAACATAG
- the secF gene encoding protein translocase subunit SecF, protein MRNFLNEPPKIDFMKIKKQGYIVSTLLVIASLVLIFTKGFNLGLDFTGGTSIQVKFLDKVSSAQIREALRLVNLQDSMIQEIGTEGNEYEIRVSLKKGKSSEIVKKVKKALKEKFGDKFEIRKIDYIGAVVGEELRKASVYSIIAVMIAILIYVGFRFEPVFAIGAVVPLFHDAIITLGFFSLLGEEVNLSVIAAILTVLGYSLNDTIIIFDRIRENIKIRGKKNLLQLVNQSINENLSRTIITSGTTLFSVLALYLFGGESLKGFSLALLIGIMFGTYSSIYVASPIVVDLERFLKKKGGESKKAAKPA, encoded by the coding sequence ATGAGGAACTTTTTAAATGAACCACCAAAAATAGATTTTATGAAAATAAAAAAGCAGGGATATATAGTTTCTACCCTACTTGTTATTGCCAGTCTTGTATTAATTTTTACAAAAGGTTTTAATCTTGGTCTTGATTTTACAGGAGGAACGTCTATTCAAGTTAAGTTTTTAGACAAAGTATCATCTGCTCAAATAAGAGAAGCCCTTCGTCTTGTAAATCTTCAGGACTCAATGATTCAAGAAATTGGGACAGAAGGAAATGAATATGAAATAAGAGTTTCTTTAAAAAAAGGAAAATCTTCAGAGATAGTCAAAAAAGTAAAAAAAGCTCTCAAAGAAAAGTTTGGAGATAAATTTGAGATTAGGAAAATAGATTATATTGGTGCTGTAGTTGGAGAAGAGCTACGGAAAGCCAGTGTTTATTCTATTATTGCTGTTATGATAGCTATTCTTATATATGTTGGATTTAGATTTGAACCAGTATTCGCGATTGGTGCTGTAGTTCCACTATTCCACGATGCAATAATAACTCTTGGCTTTTTCTCTCTATTGGGTGAGGAAGTTAATCTGTCTGTTATAGCAGCAATTTTAACAGTGTTAGGTTATTCTCTTAACGACACAATCATTATATTTGACAGAATAAGGGAAAATATAAAAATCAGAGGTAAGAAAAATCTGCTGCAACTGGTTAATCAAAGTATAAATGAAAACCTTTCCAGAACGATTATAACTTCTGGAACAACCCTGTTCTCAGTTCTGGCTCTTTATCTATTTGGTGGGGAATCACTAAAAGGCTTTTCACTGGCACTCCTTATCGGTATAATGTTTGGAACATATTCTTCCATATATGTGGCATCCCCAATTGTTGTTGACCTTGAAAGATTCCTTAAGAAAAAAGGAGGAGAAAGCAAAAAAGCTGCAAAACCTGCCTGA
- a CDS encoding cytochrome bc complex cytochrome b subunit, which yields MEKKGGFMEWLDKRLAINALWRVLMSEYYIPKNINWLWSSGVLTILVFAILVVSGIFVLMYYKPDAKLAFDSVNKTIMMDVSFGWVFRHTHAVAASIMFLVLFIHMGRGIYYGSYKAPREVLWVTGFILFVLMSATAFTGYLLPWGQMSYWAAQTITTLFSKIPFIGSDLVIWIRGNYIVADATLTRFFALHVTLLPALVAVFSAVHMYALRIVGSNNEDGIPMTKEEKKEKGIPFWPVFMSKEYFVMSLFLFFFFYLVFFNYEFAMDPINFQPANYLQTPPHIYPEWYFLSFYEVLRGFFFSQNLGLIAFVLSMFIPLFLPWLDTSPYPYVSGKHRPLFKIMWWIFVADFVALTILGKLPPTGMFAWLGFITSIIYFLFFFSLPIISAIEKRKAASGGGQ from the coding sequence ATGGAGAAAAAAGGCGGATTTATGGAGTGGCTTGATAAAAGGCTCGCCATTAATGCTTTATGGCGAGTGCTAATGTCAGAATATTACATCCCTAAAAACATTAACTGGCTCTGGAGTTCAGGTGTTTTAACAATACTTGTTTTTGCTATCCTTGTTGTTTCTGGAATATTTGTTCTTATGTATTATAAACCTGATGCAAAACTTGCCTTTGATAGTGTTAATAAAACAATAATGATGGATGTTTCTTTTGGATGGGTGTTTAGGCATACACATGCTGTTGCAGCCTCCATAATGTTCCTTGTTTTATTTATTCATATGGGCAGAGGTATCTATTACGGTTCGTATAAAGCTCCAAGAGAAGTTCTCTGGGTTACAGGTTTTATCCTGTTTGTTTTAATGTCAGCTACAGCGTTTACAGGATATCTACTTCCTTGGGGACAGATGTCATACTGGGCTGCTCAAACAATTACAACTCTTTTCTCAAAAATACCATTTATTGGTTCTGACCTTGTTATATGGATAAGAGGTAACTATATCGTTGCTGATGCGACACTAACAAGATTTTTTGCATTACACGTAACATTGTTACCTGCCCTTGTAGCAGTTTTCTCTGCAGTTCATATGTATGCTCTTAGAATTGTAGGTTCCAACAATGAAGATGGAATTCCAATGACAAAAGAAGAGAAGAAAGAAAAAGGAATTCCTTTCTGGCCTGTATTTATGTCAAAAGAATATTTTGTAATGTCTTTATTCCTATTCTTCTTCTTCTATCTGGTATTCTTTAATTACGAATTTGCAATGGATCCAATTAACTTCCAGCCTGCAAACTACTTACAGACACCTCCTCATATCTATCCTGAATGGTATTTCCTTTCCTTCTATGAAGTATTGAGAGGATTCTTCTTTAGCCAAAACCTTGGTCTTATTGCTTTCGTATTATCTATGTTTATTCCACTTTTCTTACCATGGCTTGATACATCTCCATATCCTTATGTAAGTGGAAAGCATAGACCACTGTTTAAAATTATGTGGTGGATTTTTGTTGCAGATTTTGTAGCATTAACAATTCTTGGTAAGCTGCCACCAACAGGTATGTTCGCATGGCTTGGATTTATAACATCTATTATTTACTTCCTATTCTTCTTTTCACTCCCAATTATCTCAGCCATTGAGAAAAGAAAGGCAGCTTCTGGAGGTGGGCAATAA
- a CDS encoding zinc-binding dehydrogenase, which produces MKAAYYDKHGSYENIKIGDFPIPEINEDEILVNIKAFSLNHLDIWIMEGKYPVQIPLPHIFASDGAGVVVKVGKAVKHIKEGDKVIVYPGLSCGYCENCLSGKDNQCDKYNILGVIQNGVSAEYVKIPAVNAFKIPEGLSFEEAASIGITYTTMWHSLVSRAGVKPGDTVLIHGGGSGVGTAGIQIAKLYGAKVITTVGDDWKAKKAEEIGTDFVINYKKEDFVEKVREITNGKMCDIVIDHIGQETFPNSIEATKKGGQVVTFGATTGGEPQINLRKIFGKNLTIHGVYMGTKGEVAHYLKFFPDKLKPVIDSVFEFKNIKDAYKKLLSRQFFGKIVVRVR; this is translated from the coding sequence ATGAAAGCAGCATATTACGATAAACATGGCAGCTATGAAAATATTAAGATAGGGGATTTTCCTATTCCTGAAATAAACGAGGATGAAATTTTAGTCAATATTAAAGCTTTTTCTTTAAATCATCTGGATATATGGATAATGGAAGGTAAATATCCTGTTCAGATACCACTGCCACATATTTTTGCCTCAGATGGTGCAGGTGTTGTCGTAAAAGTAGGAAAGGCAGTTAAGCATATAAAAGAAGGAGATAAGGTTATAGTCTATCCTGGTCTATCCTGTGGTTATTGTGAAAACTGCTTATCAGGGAAAGATAACCAATGTGATAAATATAATATTCTTGGGGTTATCCAAAATGGTGTATCTGCAGAATATGTAAAAATTCCGGCTGTAAATGCATTTAAAATTCCTGAAGGACTTTCTTTTGAAGAAGCAGCATCAATAGGTATTACATACACAACAATGTGGCATTCCCTTGTGTCAAGAGCCGGAGTAAAGCCGGGGGATACTGTTCTTATCCACGGCGGCGGTAGTGGGGTTGGGACAGCAGGCATCCAGATAGCAAAATTATATGGAGCCAAAGTAATAACAACTGTAGGAGATGACTGGAAAGCAAAAAAAGCAGAAGAGATAGGAACAGATTTTGTCATAAATTATAAGAAAGAAGATTTTGTTGAGAAAGTAAGGGAAATCACAAATGGCAAAATGTGTGATATTGTTATAGACCATATTGGGCAGGAAACATTTCCAAACTCTATAGAAGCAACAAAAAAAGGTGGTCAAGTGGTTACTTTTGGGGCAACAACAGGAGGAGAACCGCAAATAAATCTGAGGAAAATATTCGGTAAAAATTTAACAATACACGGAGTTTATATGGGAACCAAAGGAGAAGTTGCACATTATCTTAAATTTTTCCCGGACAAACTAAAACCTGTAATTGATAGCGTTTTCGAGTTTAAAAATATAAAAGATGCATATAAAAAACTCCTCAGCAGACAGTTTTTTGGAAAAATAGTGGTAAGGGTAAGATAA
- a CDS encoding sulfite exporter TauE/SafE family protein yields MLKYLLITLAGFLGSYHCIGMCGFIPPLIQHRSWLIGNILYNAGRIFSYMFLGFVAGYAGMFFHKIGFQLFQKSLSVFLGVAMIIFGLQITGNIKEKGVPGLDLIFITISEILAKFRRNPFFLGMFNGFLPCPLVYAFLMQAIFEGSPFRGMLVMFSFGLGTVPAMLFASKLFQVLSPKLRKRLASFSGVIVILLGVWLILRGLGVIHHH; encoded by the coding sequence TTGCTAAAGTATCTCCTGATAACACTGGCCGGTTTTCTTGGCTCATATCACTGTATCGGAATGTGCGGTTTTATCCCTCCTTTGATACAACATCGTTCATGGCTAATCGGAAATATCCTTTATAATGCAGGAAGGATCTTTTCTTATATGTTTCTTGGTTTTGTTGCAGGATATGCCGGAATGTTTTTCCATAAAATTGGATTTCAGCTTTTTCAAAAATCCCTTTCTGTTTTTCTCGGTGTTGCAATGATCATATTTGGTCTCCAGATAACCGGAAATATAAAAGAAAAAGGAGTTCCAGGATTAGATCTTATTTTTATAACAATTAGTGAGATTTTAGCTAAATTTAGAAGAAACCCTTTTTTCCTTGGGATGTTTAACGGATTTTTACCATGCCCGCTGGTTTATGCATTTTTGATGCAAGCTATTTTTGAAGGCTCTCCTTTTAGAGGAATGCTTGTAATGTTTTCATTTGGATTGGGAACTGTGCCTGCTATGCTTTTTGCCAGTAAGCTGTTTCAGGTTCTCAGTCCAAAACTGAGGAAAAGATTGGCATCATTTTCAGGTGTAATAGTTATACTTCTTGGAGTATGGTTAATCCTCAGAGGCTTAGGCGTAATCCATCATCATTAG
- a CDS encoding DNA methyltransferase: MKVLEKKLLTFKEASQWASEFLNREITESNISYLVNYGKINRYEKDGKTLISLDELKKYYEKNVLNKEKEIKEKLGKDINWELSFDWIPERERTKHVHRLHSYKGKFIPQLVEYFLKRYFKEGDIVLDPFVGSGTTLIQANEMNIHSIGIDISEFNTIITEVKFANVNLGELQRKINEILKSLKIYEENNHILEFEKELKQQLEQFNKINFPSP; this comes from the coding sequence ATGAAAGTATTAGAAAAAAAATTGTTAACTTTTAAAGAGGCATCTCAATGGGCGAGTGAATTTTTGAATAGAGAAATAACAGAAAGCAACATATCATATTTAGTAAATTATGGAAAAATAAATAGATATGAGAAAGACGGAAAAACTCTCATCTCTTTGGATGAATTAAAAAAATATTATGAAAAAAATGTTCTAAACAAGGAAAAGGAAATAAAAGAAAAATTAGGTAAAGATATTAATTGGGAATTATCATTTGATTGGATACCAGAAAGAGAAAGAACAAAACATGTTCATAGACTACATTCTTATAAAGGGAAATTTATTCCCCAATTAGTTGAATATTTCCTAAAGAGGTATTTTAAAGAAGGAGATATAGTTTTAGACCCATTTGTTGGAAGTGGAACCACATTAATACAAGCGAATGAAATGAATATTCACAGTATAGGAATAGATATATCTGAATTTAACACAATAATAACAGAGGTAAAATTTGCAAATGTAAACCTAGGAGAACTTCAAAGAAAAATAAATGAAATTTTGAAAAGTTTAAAAATATATGAAGAAAACAACCATATTTTAGAATTTGAGAAAGAACTTAAACAACAATTAGAGCAATTCAATAAAATTAACTTCCCATCCCC
- the rlmB gene encoding 23S rRNA (guanosine(2251)-2'-O)-methyltransferase RlmB, which produces MEEKNRFVIWGRNPIIEALKAGKSIEKILMAHDTHLPKELIRLAEKNKVKIQKVPRKKVEEIAGTKKTQGVVALLSPIQYWNDTDLIDEVIEKEGVLLVMDHITDPQNVGNMIRTAEVFGVNGIVIPRERSSPINEVVVKASTGAVFHIPITKVGSLRQFLERFKKKGGWVMAVEKGGKPIHKLSFPFPLAVVLGSEGKGVSKSVMDTADLVATIPMKGKVTSLNVSSATAIALWEVAKQHWIE; this is translated from the coding sequence ATGGAAGAAAAAAACAGATTTGTTATCTGGGGTAGAAACCCTATTATAGAAGCTTTAAAGGCAGGTAAAAGTATTGAAAAGATTTTAATGGCACATGATACTCACCTGCCAAAAGAACTGATAAGACTTGCAGAAAAGAATAAGGTAAAAATTCAAAAAGTTCCAAGAAAAAAGGTCGAAGAAATAGCAGGGACTAAAAAAACCCAAGGGGTAGTAGCGCTGCTAAGCCCCATTCAATACTGGAATGACACTGACCTTATAGATGAGGTCATTGAAAAAGAAGGGGTTTTGCTGGTTATGGATCACATAACAGACCCTCAAAACGTAGGAAATATGATAAGAACAGCTGAGGTTTTCGGTGTTAACGGTATCGTTATTCCAAGGGAAAGAAGTTCTCCTATAAACGAGGTTGTCGTCAAAGCATCCACAGGAGCCGTATTTCATATTCCAATAACAAAAGTGGGTAGTCTTAGACAATTCTTAGAAAGATTTAAGAAAAAAGGCGGCTGGGTGATGGCCGTGGAAAAAGGAGGAAAACCAATACATAAACTCAGCTTCCCATTTCCTCTAGCAGTAGTTTTAGGTTCAGAAGGTAAAGGAGTTTCTAAATCTGTAATGGACACAGCTGACCTTGTAGCAACTATACCTATGAAAGGAAAAGTTACTTCCTTAAATGTATCATCTGCTACGGCGATAGCCCTTTGGGAAGTGGCAAAGCAACATTGGATAGAGTAA